The Daucus carota subsp. sativus chromosome 2, DH1 v3.0, whole genome shotgun sequence genome includes a window with the following:
- the LOC108210016 gene encoding probable serine/threonine-protein kinase At1g01540 translates to MTVYDASLVNNELSKQTSIFGMKLGVVIGIFVGAIIVLILFLLSLCITSRRRRKTPAGKLETPVESKEVVHEDHHQRQSVPEIQIDIGKQEHRVTVFSSDRQSSGESRATSGNDTASFGGSGSLPEVSHLGWGRWYTLRELEAATNGLSDENVIGEGGYGIVYSGILTDNTRIAVKNLLNNRGQAEREFKVEVEVIGRVRHKNLVRLLGYCVEGAYRMLVYDFVDNGNLDQWLHGDVGEVSPLTWDIRMNIILGTAKGLAYLHEGLEPKVVHRDIKSSNILLDRQWNAKVSDFGLAKLLGSESSYVTTRVMGTFGYVAPEYACTGMLNEKSDIYSFGILIMEIITGRNPVDYSRPKGEVNLVDWLKSMVGSRKSEEVVDPKIPEMPASKALKRILLVALRCVDPAAQKRPKMGHVIHMLEADDLLSRDERRGGESSRSHHDYKEENRSALKVADKQLHEGASDTSEAGDSSRYYEQTTRR, encoded by the exons ATGACAGTATACGACGCTTCATTGGTAAACAATGAGCTATCGAAACAAACCTCAATCTTCGGGATGAAGCTCGGAGTAGTGATCGGAATATTCGTCGGAGCAATTATAGTTCTGATACTATTTCTACTCTCACTATGTATAACTTCACGCCGGCGGCGAAAAACGCCGGCCGGAAAGCTGGAAACGCCGGTGGAGTCGAAGGAGGTCGTGCACGAGGATCATCATCAGCGTCAATCAGTGCCGGAGATCCAGATCGACATCGGAAAACAGGAGCACAGAGTGACGGTGTTCTCGTCAGATCGGCAGTCGAGTGGAGAGAGTAGAGCGACGAGTGGGAACGATACGGCGTCGTTTGGAGGGAGTGGATCGTTGCCGGAAGTGTCGCATTTGGGGTGGGGGAGGTGGTATACTTTGCGAGAATTGGAGGCGGCCACGAATGGTTTGAGTGATGAGAATGTGATTGGGGAAGGTGGTTATGGGATTGTTTATAGTGGTATTTTGACGGATAATACTCGAATAGCAGTTAAGAATTTGCTGAATAATAG GGGTCAAGCTGAAAGGGAATTTAAAGTAGAGGTGGAGGTAATTGGCCGTGTAAGGCATAAGAACCTTGTCAGGTTGCTGGGCTACTGTGTCGAAGGAGCTTATAg GATGCTAGTATATGACTTTGTGGACAATGGAAATTTGGACCAATGGCTTCATGGAGATGTAGGGGAGGTCAGCCCTTTAACGTGGGATATTCGTATGAATATCATTTTGGGGACTGCAAAAGG GTTGGCCTATCTTCACGAGGGTCTTGAACCAAAGGTTGTCCATAGAGATATCAAATCCAGCAATATACTACTTGATCGTCAATGGAATGCTAAAGTGTCTGATTTTGGACTGGCCAAACTCTTGGGATCCGAAAGTAGTTATGTGACAACTCGTGTAATGGGCACATTTGG CTATGTTGCACCGGAGTATGCTTGCACTGGTATGTTAAATGAGAAGAGTGATATTTATAGTTTTGGGATACTCATTATGGAGATAATCACAGGGAGAAACCCAGTTGACTATAGTCGGCCAAAAGGAGAG GTGAACCTAGTTGATTGGTTAAAATCAATGGTAGGAAGTCGGAAATCTGAGGAGGTGGTTGATCCTAAAATCCCTGAGATGCCTGCTTCAAAAGCACTAAAACGTATACTTTTGGTTGCTCTTAGATGTGTTGATCCTGCTGCTCAGAAGAGGCCCAAAATGGGTCATGTAATACACATGCTCGAGGCAGATGACTTGCTATCCCGTGAT GAACGAAGAGGAGGAGAATCTTCACGTTCTCATCATGATTATAAAGAAGAAAATCGTTCTGCACTGAAAGTCGCTGATAAACAGCTTCATGAAGGAGCATCTGATACAAGTGAAGCTGGAGATAGTAGTAGGTATTATGAGCAGACTACACGAAGATAA
- the LOC108208700 gene encoding mitogen-activated protein kinase homolog MMK2, which translates to MESSSAALADHTHIKGVPTHGGRYVQYNVYGNLFEVSRKYVPPIRPVGRGAYGIVCAAMNSDTREEVAIKKIGNAFDNRIDAKRTLREIKLLRHMNHENVIAIKDIIRPPQIQSFNDVYIVYELMDTDLHQIIRSNQQLTDDHCRYFLYQLLRGLKYVHSANVLHRDLKPSNLLLNANCDLKIGDFGLARTTSETDFMTEYVVTRWYRAPELLLNCSEYTAAIDIWSVGCILGEVMTRQPLFPGKDYVHQLRLITELIGSPDDASLGFLRSDNARRYVRQLPQYPKQQFSARFLNKSPGALDLLEKMLIFDPHRRITVDEALCHPYLAALHDINEEPVCPHPFSFDFEQPTCSEENIKELIWKESVKFNPDPIL; encoded by the exons ATGGAGTCAAGCTCTGCAGCTTTAGCTGATCATACACATATCAAAGGAGTGCCTACTCATGGTGGACGCTATGTTCAGTACAATGTGTATGGTAATCTCTTTGAAGTTTCTCGTAAATATGTTCCTCCCATCCGCCCTGTCGGTCGCGGCGCTTATGGTATAGTTTG TGCTGCTATGAATTCTGATACGCGTGAGGAAGTTGCCATTAAGAAAATTGGTAATGCATTTGACAATCGAATAGATGCCAAAAGAACACTTCGGGAAATTAAACTCCTTCGTCATATGAATCATGAGAAT GTAATTGCAATTAAAGACATCATAAGGCCTCCACAGATTCAAAGTTTCAATGATGTTTACATTGTTTATGAATTGATGGACACAGATCTTCATCAAATAATTCGCTCTAACCAGCAACTTACAGATGATCATTGTCGG TATTTTCTTTACCAACTATTGCGAGGTCTGAAGTATGTTCATTCTGCAAATGTCTTGCATCGTGATTTAAAGCCGAGCAATTTGCTTCTCAATGCAAATTGTGACCTGAAAATTGGAGATTTTGGCCTTGCTAGGACGACTTCTGAAACGGATTTCATGACTGAATATGTTGTTACTCGCTGGTACCGAGCACCAGAATTGCTCCTTAATTGCTCAGAGTACACTGCAGCAATTGATATCTGGTCAGTTGGTTGTATACTAGGCGAAGTTATGACCAGACAGCCCCTGTTCCCTGGGAAAGATTATGTTCATCAGCTGAGACTGATTACAGAG CTCATAGGTTCACCTGATGATGCCAGTCTTGGGTTTCTCAGAAGTGATAATGCTCGAAGATACGTGAGGCAGCTTCCCCAGTATCCAAAGCAACAATTCTCTGCTAGATTTCTTAACAAATCTCCTGGAGCTTTAGATTTGCTGGAAAAAATGCTCATATTTGATCCTCACAGGCGCATTACAG TCGACGAGGCACTTTGCCACCCATACTTGGCAGCTCTTCACGACATCAATGAGGAACCAGTCTGTCCTCACCCTTTCAGTTTTGACTTCGAGCAGCCAACATGCAGTGAAGAAAATATCAAGGAACTAATCTGGAAGGAATCTGTAAAATTCAATCCTGACCCGATTCTCTGA
- the LOC108210240 gene encoding protein BPS1, chloroplastic, with protein MSRPQEPQRPSFPFGNPFRNILPKGSYLSPRLLALVNKFEETLAERLRKLTPKDREDVLTLSWMRCAMESLCDIHADIKALITALELPVSVWDDKWIDVYLDNSVKLLDICIGFSAELSRLNQSHLFLRCVLHNFDSMPSDQFIRTRSSLDGWKQHITSKNLRTENCFTILDNLVATLDEPKVKNSSKGKVLMRAMYGVKVVTVFVCRIFAAAFSGSGTKLMDLQVPEKYLWAEAYTGLQAFVNVEVRNSCISGRVTALKELQAVDIIVKKMYPLVEDGTNSIESEEFKDCISDLRKSAAKFSDGVDILLKEVDGFFQILLSGRDALLCSLRAGSDVSIPMQMNNITEQVAR; from the coding sequence ATGAGCCGTCCTCAGGAACCACAGCGACCATCCTTCCCCTTTGGAAACCCATTTCGCAATATATTACCTAAGGGATCATATCTCTCCCCGAGGTTGCTTGCTCTTGTAAATAAATTTGAGGAAACCTTGGCAGAGAGACTTAGAAAGCTTACACCAAAGGACAGAGAAGATGTCTTGACCTTATCTTGGATGAGATGTGCAATGGAGTCGCTTTGCGATATTCATGCTGACATAAAAGCGTTAATAACTGCCCTTGAACTTCCTGTATCTGTCTGGGATGACAAATGGATTGATGTATACTTGGACAATAGTGTTAAGCTCCTTGATATATGCATTGGATTTTCGGCGGAGCTTTCACGGCTCAACCAAAGCCACCTCTTCCTCAGATGTGTCTTGCACAACTTTGATTCTATGCCTTCTGACCAATTTATTCGTACACGTTCTTCACTTGATGGCTGGAAACAGCACATTACTTCAAAGAATTTAAGAACTGAGAATTGCTTTACTATCTTGGATAATCTTGTCGCAACACTTGACGAACCGAAAGTTAAAAACTCATCCAAAGGGAAAGTATTGATGCGAGCCATGTATGGTGTTAAGGTAGTTACTGTATTTGTCTGCAGAATATTTGCTGCTGCCTTTTCAGGTTCTGGGACAAAGCTGATGGATTTACAGGTTCCGGAAAAGTACTTGTGGGCAGAGGCTTATACAGGTTTGCAGGCTTTTGTCAATGTAGAAGTAAGAAATTCATGTATCTCTGGCCGTGTTACTGCATTGAAAGAACTTCAGGCAGTTGATATAATTGTCAAAAAGATGTACCCCCTAGTTGAAGATGGTACCAATTCCATTGAATCTGAAGAGTTCAAGGATTGCATTTCAGACTTAAGGAAGAGTGCAGCTAAATTTTCGGATGGTGTAGATATTCTTTTGAAGGAAGTGGATGGCTTCTTCCAAATTCTTCTGTCCGGACGTGATGCCTTGCTTTGTAGCCTCAGAGCAGGCTCTGATGTTTCTATCCCTATGCAGATGAACAACATCACTGAACAAGTCGCAAGGTAA
- the LOC108205886 gene encoding large ribosomal subunit protein uL5c, with protein sequence MASPALLHSSASSFHSHFPALSSRGSLRLPGRHSLTVKAETNIVLVEKSQAETTSRLKKSYLETIVPLLKDEFSYTNIHQVPKVTKIVVNCGIGDAAQNSKGLDAAVNELALITGQRPVKTRAKNAIATFKIREDQPLGIAVTLRGNVMYSFLDRLINLGLPRTRDFQGVSPNSFDGNGNYSIGFREQSVFPEISYDALGKPRGMDVCISTTAPTDKEAHKLLALMGMPFREGAVSSNVVRKKKLKRHHFDSKAKQRARR encoded by the exons ATGGCGTCTCCGGCGCTTCTCCACTCATCTGCCTCGTCGTTTCACAGCCATTTTCCGGCGCTTTCTTCGAGGGGTTCTCTCCGTTTACCTGGCCGCCACAGTTTGACGGTGAAGGCTGAAACAAACATAGTCCTGGTTGAGAAATCCCAGGCGGAAACGACCAGTCGCTTGAAAAAATCCTATCTTGAAACCATTGTTCCCCTTCTTAAAGATGAGTTTTCTTACACTAACATTCATCAG GTTCCTAAAGTTACGAAAATTGTTGTAAATTGTGGTATTGGAGATGCGGCTCAGAATTCTAAGGGTCTGGATGCGGCAGTTAACGAGCTGGCACTGATTACTGGACAGAGGCCTGTAAAGACACGTGCAAAGAATGCTATTGCTACTTTCAAGATCAGAGAAGACCAGCCATTAGGGATTGCTGTCACTTTGAGAGGAAAT GTGATGTACTCATTTCTGGATAGGCTAATTAACTTGGGGCTTCCTAGGACAAGGGACTTTCAAGGTGTGAGCCCCAACAGCTTCGATGGCAATGGCAATTACAGCATTGGTTTTCGCGAGCAAAGCGTGTTTCCTGAGATTAGTTATGATGCCCTTGGCAAGCCGAGAGGAATGGATGTTTGCATATCCACAACAGCTCCAACAGATAAAGAAGCTCACAAACTTCTAGCTCTTATGGGAATGCCATTCAGAGAAGGTGCTGTTTCCTCGAATGTGGTGCGCAAGAAGAAGTTGAAACGTCATCATTTCGACTCCAAGGCAAAGCAGAGGGCTAGAAGATAA
- the LOC108208698 gene encoding probable polygalacturonase — protein sequence MNSLWCNSSNRSQVMRSIWVILVVLGVATLRGAECRKARRLEETLEYYAISCRAHSASITDFGGVGDGKTSNTKAFREAISQLSQYESDGGSQLFVPPGQWLTGSFNLTSHFTLYLHKDAVLLASQEISEWAVIEPLPSYGHGRDAAGGRYISLIFGTNLTDVVVTGDNGTIDGQGALWWQQFHRKKLKYTRPYLFEIMHSDNIQISNLTFLNSPSWNVHPVYSSNIIIQGITILAPVTSPNTDGINPDSCTNTRIEDTYIVSGDDCIAVKSGWDEYGISYGMPTKQLTIKRLTCISPYSAAIALGSEMSGGIEDVRAEDITAINTESGVRIKTGVGRGGFVKDIYVKGMTLHTMKWVFWMTGNYGSHADTHYDPNALPVIQGINYRDIIADNVSMAARLEGISGDPFTGICISNATIGLAKKAKKVPWTCTDVEGVTSGVVPQPCGSLPDQGPEKVGMCAFPTENLSIDNVEIKRCSYRMI from the exons ATGAACTCTTTGTGGTGCAACAGCTCCAATAGGTCTCAG GTGATGAGGAGCATATGGGTGATTCTGGTGGTGCTGGGAGTGGCTACTTTGAGAGGAGCTGAATGCAGAAAAGCAAGAAGATTAGAAGAAACATTGGAGTACTATGCTATAAGCTGCAGAGCCCATAGTGCCTCAATCACAGACTTTGGAGGCGTTGGAGATGGGAAGACATCGAACACCAAGGCGTTCAGAGAAGCTATTTCTCAGTTGAGCCAGTACGAATCAGACGGGGGGTCTCAGTTGTTTGTTCCTCCAGGACAATGGTTGACAGGAAGTTTCAACCTCACTAGCCATTTCACTCTCTATCTGCACAAGGATGCTGTCCTTCTTGCTTCCCAG GAAATTAGTGAGTGGGCAGTCATTGAGCCCTTGCCGTCTTATGGTCATGGAAGGGACGCAGCAGGCGGAAGGTACATCAGTCTCATTTTCGGGACAAACCTCACTGATGTTGTTGTTACAG GTGACAATGGCACAATCGACGGTCAGGGTGCTCTCTGGTGGCAACAATTTCACAGGAAAAAGCTCAAATATACAAGACCTTACCTTTTTGAGATCATGCATTCTGATAATATCCAGATTTCCAATCTTACATTTCTCAACTCCCCGTCATGGAATGTTCATCCTGTTTATAGCAGCAATATCATTATCCAAGGAATTACAATATTAGCACCGGTAACATCACCAAATACAGATGGAATAAATCCAG ATTCTTGCACAAATACAAGAATTGAGGACACATACATAGTCTCTGGAGATGATTGCATAGCAGTTAAAAGTGGTTGGGATGAATACGGTATCTCATATGGTATGCCTACTAAACAACTGACCATCAAAAGGCTCACATGCATTTCCCCATACAGCGCTGCAATTGCATTAGGAAGTGAAATGTCAGGTGGTATCGAAGATGTCAGAGCTGAAGACATCACAGCCATTAACACAGAATCAGGGGTCAGGATAAAAACTGGAGTGGGACGAGGCGGTTTTGTGAAAGACATATATGTAAAAGGCATGACCTTGCATACAATGAAATGGGTGTTTTGGATGACAGGAAACTATGGCTCTCACGCTGATACGCATTATGATCCTAATGCACTACCAGTGATTCAGGGAATCAATTACAGAGATATCATTGCAGATAATGTATCAATGGCAGCTCGGCTAGAGGGAATCTCAGGAGATCCATTCACTGGAATATGTATATCTAATGCAACAATAGGGTTGGCAAAGAAGGCAAAGAAGGTGCCATGGACTTGTACCGATGTTGAGGGAGTCACAAGTGGCGTGGTTCCTCAGCCTTGCGGCTCATTGCCTGATCAAGGGCCAGAGAAAGTTGGAATGTGTGCATTTCCTACTGAGAACCTATCAATTGATAATGTTGAAATCAAGAGATGTTCTTATAGAATGATATGA